Proteins from a genomic interval of Acidobacteriota bacterium:
- a CDS encoding sigma-70 family RNA polymerase sigma factor, with translation MIVTLSDADVARRIGTGHDREAEGELFRRMAPRVRLYGLRHLRDGHAADDLTQQVLMTTIEALRAGRLREPERLASFVLGTCRMTVIDLRRGAQRRARLLEQFGADLLAPAEPSLPELDHEQLTRCLQALKERERTVVVLTFYDERTGADVAGFLGVSEANVRVIRHRAIHRLRACMGLGT, from the coding sequence ATGATTGTCACCCTGAGCGATGCGGACGTGGCGCGCCGAATCGGCACCGGGCACGATCGGGAGGCCGAGGGCGAGCTCTTCCGCCGGATGGCGCCGCGCGTGCGGCTGTACGGGTTGCGCCACCTGCGGGACGGACATGCCGCGGATGACCTGACGCAACAGGTGTTGATGACGACCATCGAAGCGCTGCGAGCGGGCCGGCTGCGCGAGCCAGAGAGGCTCGCGTCGTTCGTGTTGGGGACGTGCCGGATGACGGTGATCGATCTTCGCCGAGGCGCCCAGCGGCGGGCGCGCCTGCTCGAGCAGTTTGGCGCGGACCTGCTCGCGCCGGCCGAGCCGTCGCTGCCCGAGCTCGACCACGAGCAGCTCACACGCTGCCTGCAGGCGCTGAAGGAGCGGGAACGAACGGTGGTCGTCCTGACGTTCTACGACGAGCGGACCGGCGCGGACGTCGCCGGGTTTCTCGGAGTCTCCGAGGCGAACGTGCGCGTGATTCGCCACCGCGCGATCCATCGGCTGCGCGCGTGCATGGGGTTGGGCACATGA
- a CDS encoding DinB family protein — translation MNSTEAKTVADFLVADFEREMQTTLRILEAVPDGRLDYQPDAKAKTGLGLVRHIALEDSWLLNGIADGVFTPPPDDSDACGIMTPVDAVARYRSSVPPALDRVRAMSGDQLASNLNLLDMMTTSGVNFLAMALKHSVHHRGQLSTYLRPMGGTVPGIYGPTADTRS, via the coding sequence ATGAATTCCACAGAAGCCAAGACCGTCGCCGACTTCCTCGTCGCGGACTTCGAACGCGAGATGCAGACGACCCTGCGCATCCTCGAGGCCGTGCCCGACGGGCGTCTCGACTACCAGCCGGATGCCAAGGCCAAGACCGGCCTCGGGCTCGTCCGGCACATCGCGCTCGAAGACAGCTGGCTGCTGAACGGCATCGCGGACGGGGTCTTCACGCCGCCGCCCGACGATTCCGACGCCTGCGGCATCATGACCCCGGTCGATGCCGTCGCCCGCTACCGGAGCAGTGTTCCACCGGCGCTCGATCGGGTCCGCGCCATGTCGGGCGACCAGCTCGCCAGCAACTTGAACCTGCTCGACATGATGACGACGTCCGGCGTGAACTTCCTGGCGATGGCTCTGAAGCACTCCGTCCACCACCGTGGGCAGCTGAGCACCTACCTGCGCCCGATGGGCGGCACGGTGCCAGGCATCTACGGACCGACTGCCGACACACGGTCGTAG
- a CDS encoding zf-HC2 domain-containing protein, whose translation MNLSHPIDTAVLADYWLGVLSGPDAESVETHLFECDQCGARLREVVALSEGIRRLARQGDLRMVVSDAFVQRAAEDGLRVREYAPPSGGSVQCTATEDDDLVMGRLAANLSGAGRIDLCLCDEQGVERLRLLDIPFRADAPSVVLQESISWMKASPTGTQIARLLAVDDAGTERLLGEFTFHHTRTLPGPGAW comes from the coding sequence ATGAACCTCTCGCATCCCATCGACACGGCCGTGCTCGCCGACTACTGGCTCGGGGTCTTGTCGGGCCCTGACGCGGAGTCCGTCGAGACGCATCTCTTCGAGTGCGACCAGTGCGGGGCGCGGCTCCGCGAGGTCGTGGCGCTCTCCGAGGGCATTCGCCGTCTGGCGCGCCAGGGTGACCTGCGGATGGTGGTCAGCGACGCGTTCGTTCAGCGTGCGGCGGAGGACGGCCTCCGCGTTCGCGAGTACGCCCCTCCGTCAGGCGGCAGCGTCCAGTGCACGGCCACCGAGGACGACGACCTGGTCATGGGCCGACTGGCGGCGAACCTGAGCGGGGCCGGGCGCATCGATCTCTGCTTGTGCGACGAGCAGGGCGTCGAACGGCTGCGATTGCTGGATATCCCGTTTCGCGCCGACGCGCCCAGCGTCGTCCTCCAGGAATCGATCTCATGGATGAAGGCCTCGCCGACCGGGACGCAGATCGCACGCCTCCTCGCGGTGGACGACGCCGGCACCGAGCGCCTGCTCGGGGAGTTCACGTTCCACCACACGCGCACGTTGCCCGGCCCGGGTGCGTGGTAG
- a CDS encoding MBL fold metallo-hydrolase — protein sequence MITSYTAAPDIEVLTSNFPIPGYGFVPINAFVIKGSEPILVETGAAIESADFMRALRSVIDPADLRWIWLSHTDFDHIGSLHQLLEENPRLRVVTTFLGMGIMGLTAPLPMDRVHFVNPGETIALGNRTLTAVKPPVFDNPCTTGFYDSKAGVLFSSDCFGALLQAVPQNAADLSESDLRDGQIVWATIDSPWLHKVDKDAFGRELDGIRKIAPRLILSNHLPPAPGHLMERFLGSLMAAPGAHPFVGPNQVAFEQMLKQMAAPE from the coding sequence ATGATCACGTCGTACACAGCGGCACCGGATATCGAAGTCCTCACTTCGAACTTTCCCATCCCCGGGTACGGGTTCGTGCCCATCAACGCGTTCGTGATCAAGGGCTCGGAGCCCATCCTGGTCGAGACAGGCGCCGCCATTGAAAGCGCGGACTTCATGCGGGCGCTTCGATCGGTGATCGATCCAGCCGACCTCAGATGGATCTGGCTCAGTCACACGGACTTCGACCACATCGGCAGCCTGCATCAGCTGCTCGAGGAGAACCCACGCCTGCGAGTGGTCACGACGTTCCTCGGCATGGGCATCATGGGGCTGACGGCCCCGCTGCCAATGGACCGGGTCCACTTCGTCAACCCCGGCGAGACGATCGCGCTGGGCAACCGCACACTGACCGCCGTGAAGCCACCGGTCTTCGACAATCCGTGCACGACCGGCTTCTACGACAGCAAGGCCGGGGTGCTCTTCAGCTCGGACTGCTTCGGGGCCCTGCTCCAGGCGGTGCCGCAGAATGCCGCCGATCTCTCCGAGAGCGACCTGCGGGACGGGCAGATCGTCTGGGCAACGATCGACTCCCCGTGGCTGCACAAGGTGGACAAGGACGCGTTCGGCCGCGAGCTGGACGGCATCCGCAAGATCGCGCCCCGGTTGATCCTCAGCAACCACTTGCCGCCCGCACCTGGCCATCTGATGGAGCGATTCCTGGGTTCGCTGATGGCGGCGCCAGGAGCGCACCCGTTCGTCGGACCGAATCAGGTCGCCTTCGAGCAGATGTTGAAGCAGATGGCGGCGCCTGAATGA